The following proteins are encoded in a genomic region of Zea mays cultivar B73 chromosome 9, Zm-B73-REFERENCE-NAM-5.0, whole genome shotgun sequence:
- the LOC100502034 gene encoding uncharacterized protein: MCLGFEASPLPSPPPPPSAMPGSATATVQPRPPSMTAPSWRKRWRHPQGATDGWDGFVLTTDDWDVHRGTFLAWMVSSQGNGSSLVLLNTRPGPAADSAGMAEHLKLHLGQVSLRTWSSSAGCWVARWTFPSDYRSSAFFCDRFGVCTSTGTCACVDEFEPSKPCEWQRGYFVDGCTTRSHPLSCTADDSGRRPTTEQDDSFLLLDNLRGLPYSSIPQRRATAGRASSRRPRRGEASAGSGGG; this comes from the coding sequence ATGTGTCTGGGATTCGAGGCCTCCCCCCTCCCTTCCCCTCCCCCACCCCCATCGGCGATGCCTGGATCCGCGACCGCCACCGTCCAACCCCGGCCTCCGTCTATGACCGCTCCGTCGTGGCGCAAGCGCTGGAGGCATCCACAGGGGGCTACTGATGGCTGGGACGGGTTCGTGCTCACCACCGATGACTGGGACGTCCATCGGGGGACCTTCCTAGCGTGGATGGTGTCTTCACAAGGAAACGGCAGCTCGCTGGTGCTGCTGAACACCCGTCCGGGTCCGGCTGCGGACAGCGCAGGCATGGCAGAGCACCTGAAGCTGCACCTGGGGCAGGTGAGCCTACGGACCTGGTCGAGTTCCGCTGGCTGCTGGGTGGCCCGCTGGACCTTCCCGTCCGACTACAGATCCAGCGCCTTCTTCTGCGACCGTTTTGGCGTTTGCACGAGCACCGGCACGTGTGCCTGCGTCGACGAATTCGAGCCTTCGAAACCCTGCGAGTGGCAGCGCGGGTACTTTGTGGACGGGTGCACCACCAGGTCTCACCCGCTGAGCTGCACCGCAGACGATAGTGGCCGCCGCCCGACGACGGAGCAGGACGACTCGTTCCTGCTCCTGGACAACCTGCGAGGGCTCCCTTACAGTTCCATCCCCCAGCGGAGGGCCACGGCTGGCCGCGCTTCTTCACGGCGGCCGCGGCGTGGGGAGGCATCAGCTGGATCTGGTGGTGGATGA